Proteins found in one Nitratiruptor sp. SB155-2 genomic segment:
- a CDS encoding GGDEF and EAL domain-containing protein — MKTSRYSLAWMIRATILLAIVVLFVFQTIIYFQIRTTLQNIEEQNIKFIIQENLRTIAPLAYFHFDDELQKTLQNIQTSVSSIKKLKIAQKPIPTQKNQSLYPIQYKNQKVGYLFVEYDYEIMNQFFKKFDIYFTFFTLLLLALGLIFARYINKKIDALYTFSSQLSNIDIRTTKQVKPTDEYLELIAITRAINKMLHAIHLYIQKIKQSEMHLAEAQKIANMSSWEYIKDSDTFFCSDQLYRILGLNMKERLDWEHFLQMIDPQEKLRFIEEIEEAYQKGLKFETVVKFYTPKGEKYLKNVIKVRKKHNRSTTIIGIAIDVTEEIKAKKQVEFLAYNDPLTSLPNRVSFQDILEKLSKIAQRSKERFALIFLDIDNFKFVNDTYGHEIGDKLLIDIATILKETLRSSDLIFRIGGDEFVVLIPKVETKDSLDIVLEKIKESVAKEYRYGNINFSVSCSLGIAIFPDDSDDIETLTRYADIAMYEAKKSGKNRFVFFKEEMKKYLDHLQQTTQDLRKALKKEDELTLFFQPKIDIQNNKVIGAEALIRWNHPQKGLLTPNVFIPVAERSDLIEKIDEFVIKKSFRHLQEWSSDKELQNIVLSLNISARQFRNPKFLDFLDKNLKLYNIDPSKLELEITETLSMENVSHTVNMLEAIKQIGFQVALDDFGTGYSSLNYLKRLPFDTIKIDKSFIDDIDKDPEDYQITKIITDIAYTFRKEIIAEGVETKQQERILKDLKCFYAQGYLYAKPLPLNEFKEFITSYNH; from the coding sequence ATGAAAACAAGTAGATATTCACTTGCTTGGATGATTCGTGCTACAATTCTTTTAGCAATTGTCGTTCTATTTGTTTTTCAAACGATTATCTATTTCCAAATTCGTACTACATTACAAAACATAGAAGAACAAAATATCAAATTTATCATTCAAGAAAATCTCCGTACGATTGCCCCTCTTGCCTATTTTCATTTTGACGATGAACTGCAAAAAACACTTCAAAACATTCAAACAAGCGTCAGTTCCATTAAAAAATTAAAGATTGCACAAAAGCCCATCCCAACACAAAAGAATCAATCCCTCTATCCTATACAATACAAAAATCAAAAAGTCGGATATCTTTTCGTTGAATATGATTATGAAATAATGAATCAATTTTTTAAAAAATTCGATATATACTTCACATTTTTCACTCTGCTACTGCTTGCTCTTGGTCTCATTTTCGCTCGCTATATTAATAAAAAAATAGACGCTTTATATACATTCTCTTCGCAACTATCAAATATCGATATCCGAACGACCAAACAGGTCAAACCAACAGATGAATACCTCGAACTTATTGCAATTACAAGAGCCATCAACAAAATGCTACATGCAATACACCTTTATATCCAAAAAATAAAACAGAGTGAAATGCACCTAGCAGAAGCTCAAAAAATTGCCAATATGAGCAGTTGGGAGTATATTAAAGATAGTGACACCTTTTTTTGCAGCGACCAACTCTATAGAATTTTGGGCCTCAATATGAAAGAGCGTCTAGATTGGGAACATTTCCTACAGATGATCGATCCGCAAGAAAAGCTCCGTTTTATTGAAGAAATAGAAGAGGCATATCAAAAAGGCTTAAAATTTGAAACGGTCGTCAAATTCTATACCCCTAAAGGGGAGAAATATCTTAAAAACGTTATCAAAGTTCGAAAAAAACATAACAGATCCACGACGATAATAGGTATTGCCATAGATGTCACCGAAGAGATCAAAGCAAAAAAACAGGTGGAATTCCTTGCATACAATGATCCACTCACATCCTTACCAAACAGAGTCTCTTTTCAAGATATCCTAGAAAAACTGTCGAAAATTGCGCAAAGATCCAAAGAACGTTTCGCCCTTATCTTTCTTGATATCGATAATTTTAAATTTGTCAATGATACCTACGGTCACGAGATAGGAGACAAACTCCTCATAGATATTGCTACCATCCTTAAAGAAACGCTCCGTTCTTCGGATCTTATATTCCGCATCGGTGGAGATGAGTTTGTCGTTTTGATACCGAAAGTAGAAACAAAAGATTCCTTGGATATCGTTTTGGAAAAAATAAAAGAGTCTGTAGCAAAGGAGTATCGCTACGGAAATATCAATTTTTCCGTTTCCTGTAGTCTTGGCATCGCTATCTTTCCCGATGACTCGGATGATATCGAAACATTGACACGCTATGCCGATATCGCCATGTATGAAGCGAAGAAAAGTGGAAAAAACAGATTCGTTTTCTTTAAAGAAGAGATGAAAAAGTATCTAGATCATCTGCAACAGACAACTCAGGATCTTCGCAAAGCACTGAAAAAAGAGGATGAACTCACTCTTTTCTTTCAGCCTAAAATCGATATTCAAAATAATAAAGTTATCGGTGCAGAAGCACTTATTCGCTGGAATCACCCGCAAAAGGGTCTTCTTACTCCCAATGTTTTTATTCCCGTAGCCGAGCGAAGCGATTTGATAGAAAAGATCGACGAATTTGTCATAAAAAAGAGTTTCCGGCATTTACAAGAGTGGAGTAGTGATAAAGAGTTACAAAACATCGTGCTTTCTTTAAATATTTCAGCTAGACAATTTAGGAATCCAAAATTTCTCGACTTTCTTGATAAGAATCTCAAACTATATAACATCGATCCATCGAAACTGGAACTCGAAATCACAGAGACACTCTCAATGGAAAATGTCTCACATACCGTCAATATGCTGGAAGCCATCAAACAGATCGGATTTCAAGTCGCACTTGATGATTTTGGAACGGGGTACTCTTCGCTCAATTATCTCAAACGTCTGCCATTCGATACGATAAAAATCGATAAAAGCTTCATAGATGATATTGACAAGGATCCTGAAGACTATCAGATCACAAAGATTATCACAGATATAGCGTATACATTCAGAAAAGAGATTATCGCAGAAGGTGTAGAGACAAAACAGCAAGAACGCATCTTAAAAGATCTTAAATGCTTCTATGCCCAAGGCTATTTATATGCGAAGCCTTTGCCTTTGAACGAATTCAAAGAGTTCATCACATCCTACAACCACTAG
- a CDS encoding YfiR/HmsC family protein, which translates to MIRIFSLIFLTIITLFASSLNPALLEIEAKLFPKIIMLDENIDQKLVNNKLLINIVYQNRYRKEAFLMKKLLDKKTVYGKRIKVIPTKTRVLKNASAYILFMDSKKAKKLYNSLLKKKRLILSALPSAIEGAMISITVNSKVHPLINPSAIKQSNIKLNPIIFKVSKFYENK; encoded by the coding sequence TTGATACGGATATTTTCTCTTATTTTTCTTACCATCATTACTCTGTTCGCCTCTTCACTCAATCCTGCACTCCTTGAAATTGAGGCAAAACTGTTCCCAAAAATTATCATGCTCGATGAAAATATTGATCAAAAACTTGTCAATAACAAACTCTTAATCAATATCGTTTATCAAAACAGGTACCGTAAAGAAGCGTTTTTGATGAAAAAACTTCTTGACAAGAAAACGGTATACGGTAAACGAATCAAAGTAATACCTACAAAAACGAGGGTTCTCAAAAATGCTTCAGCCTATATTCTCTTCATGGATTCTAAAAAAGCAAAGAAACTGTACAATTCGCTTTTAAAAAAGAAACGTCTCATTTTAAGTGCACTTCCTAGTGCAATTGAAGGGGCAATGATTTCTATAACCGTCAATTCCAAAGTGCACCCTTTAATCAATCCATCGGCCATTAAACAATCAAATATAAAACTCAATCCAATAATATTCAAGGTGTCAAAGTTTTATGAAAACAAGTAG
- a CDS encoding TonB-dependent receptor plug domain-containing protein, which yields MTKRLLFAFCIPTILLSADTQTIEQDFLTTLNEASEIASATKLNIDKTPSTVTVLRKDFIRHTGAKTLFDLMCYIPGIEVSITSSGKKQIIVRGVKNSYRDKIKFLINGVEVTNNIYTNQFYYYNFPADLIKRIEFTKTPDSVRYGDNAFLGVVNVITLDESDEDMVSTYYSSENGYGISAFKSIITEQGTLLLDLHKLYSKPDLLSPTTLKIDTLNDTTTIFRQSTPAHALEKNDGVGITYKNENWTVQYRLQYYKKGNFFGISRVSPLKRDQFVHLQHQFVDVGYQQYLTKDWKIETNVGYKYYIWNGAFRVYPYDLNSTSGPDKDLIIGGNFAEKEMYAKADIKYLSQKHNLQFHIETSYAKPSRAYYLQYVPALGNYAHLPGPIKSDVHRSIFALGIEDLYFINDNFTLTGGLRFDHYNEFGWKFSAKAGLVYNFDPKNTMKCIYNAAFRAPSWVELYANTAAEFNGNESLQPEYINLLELQYIKKFTKTDVLKTNFYYGKTKDTIDRYLSDSGLRIYENLGDYLIRGIEVSYTKLFNHAKLILRYAHNFNKREYQRSPNDQTEYLGIRKNIFSTSFDYDWDHFHSHTMFKWTSKIDTPDIYRDVRPSLSLNQVFTYSLNDLDIQFGVKNITDHKNYAYVTPSELIQNRFQFVPQGWAVPQSGRELFFRIRKSF from the coding sequence ATGACCAAACGATTGCTGTTTGCATTTTGTATCCCAACTATATTATTGTCTGCAGATACGCAAACGATCGAGCAAGATTTTCTTACAACGCTCAACGAAGCAAGTGAAATTGCATCTGCTACAAAACTCAATATCGATAAAACACCATCGACCGTCACTGTTTTAAGAAAGGATTTCATCAGGCATACTGGAGCAAAAACACTTTTTGATTTGATGTGTTATATTCCAGGCATTGAAGTTTCTATAACTTCAAGTGGGAAAAAACAGATTATTGTTAGAGGCGTAAAAAACAGTTATCGCGACAAAATCAAATTTTTGATCAATGGCGTGGAAGTCACCAACAACATATACACCAATCAGTTTTACTACTACAATTTCCCGGCAGACCTCATCAAACGCATTGAATTCACCAAAACACCCGATTCTGTACGATACGGCGATAATGCATTTTTAGGAGTTGTCAACGTCATCACCCTCGATGAGAGTGATGAAGACATGGTTTCGACATATTACAGCAGCGAAAATGGATACGGAATCAGTGCATTTAAATCCATCATAACAGAGCAAGGGACATTGTTGCTTGACCTGCATAAGCTCTATTCCAAACCAGATCTTCTCTCTCCTACAACACTCAAAATCGATACGCTCAACGATACGACGACAATTTTTCGTCAATCTACCCCGGCCCATGCACTTGAAAAAAATGACGGTGTTGGTATTACGTATAAAAATGAAAATTGGACAGTGCAATATAGACTGCAATACTACAAAAAGGGAAATTTTTTTGGTATCTCGCGCGTTTCTCCACTCAAACGCGATCAATTCGTTCACCTACAGCATCAATTTGTCGATGTGGGATATCAACAATATCTCACCAAAGATTGGAAAATCGAAACGAATGTAGGGTATAAATATTATATCTGGAATGGAGCGTTTCGAGTCTATCCATACGATCTCAATTCTACGAGCGGTCCTGACAAGGACTTGATCATAGGCGGGAACTTTGCAGAAAAAGAGATGTATGCGAAAGCCGATATCAAATATCTTTCACAAAAGCACAATCTTCAATTCCATATAGAAACCAGCTATGCCAAACCTAGCAGAGCATACTATCTGCAATATGTCCCTGCTTTAGGGAATTATGCACATCTTCCAGGACCTATCAAATCAGATGTACATAGATCCATTTTTGCTTTGGGTATCGAAGATCTCTACTTCATCAATGATAACTTTACATTGACAGGAGGCTTACGATTTGATCACTATAACGAGTTTGGCTGGAAATTCTCCGCAAAAGCGGGTCTTGTATACAACTTCGATCCAAAAAATACGATGAAATGTATTTACAATGCAGCATTTCGAGCACCATCTTGGGTAGAACTCTATGCCAATACAGCAGCGGAATTTAATGGAAATGAATCGTTGCAGCCAGAATATATCAATCTTTTGGAGTTACAATATATCAAGAAATTCACTAAAACAGACGTATTAAAAACGAATTTCTACTATGGGAAAACAAAAGATACCATTGATAGGTATCTGTCGGATTCCGGTCTACGAATATACGAAAATCTCGGGGACTATTTAATACGGGGTATAGAAGTGAGCTATACGAAACTTTTTAATCATGCAAAACTTATACTTCGTTACGCGCACAACTTCAACAAACGCGAATATCAACGAAGCCCCAATGATCAAACAGAGTATCTTGGTATTCGCAAAAATATATTTTCTACTTCGTTCGATTATGACTGGGACCATTTCCATTCCCATACCATGTTCAAATGGACCTCAAAAATCGATACCCCCGACATTTATCGAGATGTCCGACCATCTCTGTCGTTGAATCAGGTTTTTACCTACTCTTTGAACGATCTAGATATCCAGTTTGGTGTGAAGAATATTACTGATCACAAGAACTATGCATACGTTACACCATCGGAACTCATACAAAATAGATTCCAGTTTGTCCCTCAAGGATGGGCTGTACCGCAAAGTGGGAGGGAGTTGTTTTTTAGAATAAGGAAAAGCTTTTGA